Proteins found in one Anopheles aquasalis chromosome 3, idAnoAquaMG_Q_19, whole genome shotgun sequence genomic segment:
- the LOC126574873 gene encoding protein regulator of cytokinesis 1-like yields MENDVNTEEEKLETNSAQETLRVLEVRLPEVWWLWKTKFDRATFHKLLRDLPSCIDQFMEEIITATKDYAHRRRVNELQTELRQLSGQLGGISYILDPNALASLPADIQLKILEEKVESLRKEADKRKATLAMYQFKQREICRDLGRPEVNLNPSGNSLPGDRHFMAIQAYMDRLVRMLTARHSYINFMWLHCNTLAIGLKWPLHDKQKVLQKQLIAPTEENMNELKRLQGVLDGLFESATRRRKPLEVMRETGKAISLTPPVMERYRLAVECTGRSGPTIGGPVTAATAVNSTTTSTNTTITSAPAEPQPLVGGWTRLEQLWDRCLISPYERRLFRQSVKSVYPEILHLAQLDMEQVLLNYYTANAKLFELFFIWADMWNLLLNMQRLRGGNITSANGSNTTSGKRSRPRDSALVDHLAELSKETDLIENQLKAMYERYEQRFRSPFVVNGLPIHTVIATCKEKRLKFELPANCWFAAEECEAPEFYYHNGSVDMVVPGNGENDDEDDEEDEDDGHGEEEVVEEDEDEDEDEEDDDGEGEAENENADGDGNVDEEAISEEEHVAVKTTIEPSKPPVPPHPPSSSPSTATNSSETTEMVI; encoded by the exons ATGGAAAACGACGTAAACACCGAGGAGGAAAAGTTGGA GACCAATTCCGCACAGGAAACACTGCGGGTGCTCGAGGTACGCCTGCCGGAGGTTTGGTGGCTTTGGAAGACCAAGTTTGATCGCGCCACGTTCCACAAGCTGCTGCGTGATCTGCCGTCCTGCATCGATCAGTTCATGGAGGAGATCATTACGGCGACGAAGGACTATGCCCATCGCCGGAGAGTGAACGAGCTGCAGACGGAGCTACGCCAGTTGTCTGGCCAGCTTGGAGGGATCAGCTACATACTGGATCCGAACGCGCTCGCATCACTGCCTGCCGACATCCAGCTGAAGATactggaggagaaggtggagtcGTTGCGAAAGGAAGCCGACAAACGCAAGGCCACCCTGGCCATGTATCAGTTCAAACAGCGCGAAATCTGTCGTG aTCTGGGTCGTCCGGAGGTTAACCTGAACCCGAGCGGTAATTCACTACCGGGCGATCGTCATTTTATGGCAATCCAGGCCTACATGGATCGGCTAGTGCGCATGCTGACGGCCCGGCACAGCTACATCAACTTTATGTGGCTGCACTGTAACACGCTGGCGATCGGGTTAAAGTGGCCACTGCACGATAAGCAGAAGGTATTGCAGAAGCAGCTGATTGCGCCGACCGAGGAGAACATGAACGAGCTGAAACGTTTGCAGGGTGTACTGGACGGGTTGTTTGAGTCGGCCACCCGTCGCCGGAAACCGCTGGAGGTGATGCGCGAAACGGGCAAAGCGATCTCACTGACACCGCCCGTGATGGAGCGGTACCGGTTAGCGGTCGAGTGTACGGGAAGGAGTGGACCCACGATCGGTGGACCTGTTACGGCTGCTACGGCTGTCAATagcaccaccacttccaccaaTACCACCATTACCAGCGCGCCCGCTGAACCTCAACCATTGGTCGGTGGTTGGACGAGACTCGAGCAGCTGTGGGACCGGTGCCTTATCTCGCCCTACGAACGGCGCCTTTTCCGCCAATCGGTCAAGAGTGTGTACCCGGAGATACTGCACCTGGCCCAGCTGGACATGGAGCAGGTGCTGCTCAACTACTACACCGCAAACGCGAAACTGTTTGAGCTGTTCTTCATCTGGGCGGACATGTGGAATCTGTTGCTGAACATGCAACGATTGCGCGGTGGTAACATCACCTCCGCTaacggcagcaacaccaccagcggtaAGCGATCCCGGCCACGCGATTCAGCTCTGGTCGATCATCTGGCCGAGCTGAGCAAGGAAACCGACCTGATCGAGAATCAGCTCAAGGCAATGTACGAGCGGTACGAGCAGCGGTTCCGCAGCCCGTTCGTCGTGAACGGTTTACCGATACACACGGTAATTGCTACGTGCAAGGAGAAACGCCTAAAGTTTGAGCTGCCAGCCAACTGTTGGTTTGCGGCGGAGGAATGCGAAGCACCGGAATTCTACTATCACAACGGATCCGTAGATATGGTGGTTCCTGGGAATGGagagaacgacgacgaggatgacgaagaagacgaagacgacggccACGGAGAAGAGGAAGTAgtggaggaggacgaagacgaggacgaagacgaggaggacgatgacggagaaggtgaagcggagaacgagaacgccgatggcgatggaaatgTCGATGAGGAAGCAATCAGTGAGGAGGAACATGTTGCAGTTAAAACCACCATAGAACCATCAAAACCACCAGTGCCGCCACATCCGCCTTCTTCGTCACCATCAACTGCTACTAATTCGTCCGAAACGACGGAAATGGTTATTTag